The proteins below are encoded in one region of Puntigrus tetrazona isolate hp1 chromosome 5, ASM1883169v1, whole genome shotgun sequence:
- the upk3b gene encoding uroplakin-3b: MKTDAALRLMSLMSIWMWTSEGQIFQPVLTSNAFLAKVTSNTVILSQPYCVFNQPCPGCVIWLVAGLCSANANFDALANSSASSILSLSPYPSAFLPSSYNFFVTRVGYLADFPCSQYPGSSYFVVGADGLCSTVNCNGVLPSGSTVCFKYLLIDANGTLVNSSYWSGNTTLIQLQPLSNIYDGLSARSGAMVVITTLLCVAAALLLLLFLCMLCVTCCTKKDGKQVSVMNSIRIPRYDTHNLKERAHPYDNPSYQADSKNYSTSSTLPKDGARKL; encoded by the exons ATGAAGACAGACGCTGCGCTCCGTTTGATGTCCCTGATGTCTATCTGGATGTGGACCAGTGAAG GTCAGATATTCCAGCCCGTGCTTACATCTAATGCTTTCCTAGCCAAAGTCACCAGCAACACAGTGATACTATCGCAGCCGTACTGTGTGTTTAATCAGCCGTGCCCCGGCTGTGTGATATGGCTGGTGGCCGGACTGTGCTCAG CAAACGCCAACTTTGACGCTCTTGCAAACAGCTCAGCTAGCAGCATCCTCAGCTTGTCGCCCTACCCATCGGCATTCCTCCCGTCATCCTATAACTTCTTTGTGACCCGAGTTGGATATCTGGCAGACTTCCCCTGCAGTCAGTACCCCGGCAGTTCCTACTTCGTGGTCGGCGCTGACGGGCTTTGCAGCACCGTCAACTGCAATGGTGTATTACCTAGTGGATCCACCGTTTG TTTCAAGTATCTCCTAATCGATGCTAACGGGACTCTTGTTAATTCATCGTACTGGTCTGGGAACACTACTCTTATCCAAC TGCAACCCCTTTCCAACATTTACGACGGTCTGAGTGCGAGATCGGGCGCCATGGTGGTCATCACCACCCTCCTGTGTGTGGCCGCGGCTCTGCTTTTGCTTCTCTTCCTCTGCATGCTGTGCGTGACCTG CTGCACCAAGAAAGACGGCAAGCAGGTGTCAGTCATGAACTCGATCCGCATCCCCCGCTACGACACCCACAACCTGAAGGAGCGCGCGCACCCCTACGACAACCCCTCTTACCAGGCGGACTCCAAGAACTACTCCACCTCCTCCACCCTGCCCAAGGACGGCGCGAGGAAGCTGTGA
- the prkrip1 gene encoding PRKR-interacting protein 1 homolog, producing the protein MAADKKDARSGKPPKKESQPLIIAKTPAEEQRLKLERLMRNPDKPAPIPEKPKEWNPRAPPEFVRDVMGSSAGAGSGEFHVYRHLRRREYQRQDFLERMSEKQKMDDDYIEKVKENQKAAEERTAKRRKKREKLKQKKLMAKKAKEESQKEEDSSEKSSSSSASEAEEQEDDAEVPSFIMGKR; encoded by the exons ATGGCGGCGGATAAGAAAGATGCGCGATCGGGGAAACCTCCCAAAAAAGAGTCCCAGCCTTTAATCATCGCCAAAACGCCGGCAGAGGAGCAGCGTTTAAAGCTGGAGAGATTGATGCGAAACCCC GATAAACCCGCGCCAATCCCGGAGAAACCGAAGGAGTGGAACCCGCGCGCTCCGCCAGAGTTTGTGCGGGATGTGATGG GTTCCAGTGCTGGAGCGGGCAGCGGTGAGTTCCACGTGTACAGACACCTGCGCCGGCGggagtatcagaggcaagacTTCCTCGAACGAATGTCTGAAAAG CAAAAGATGGATGACGATTATATTGAGAAGGTGAAAGAGAACCAAAAGGCTGCCGAGGAAAGAACGGCCAAGCGCAGAAAGAAGAG ggaaaagttaaaacaaaagaaGCTGATGGCCAAAAAAGCTAAGGAGGAGAGCCAGAAAGAAGAAG ACTCGTCGGAGAAGTCATCCTCCTCCTCGGCTTCTGAAGCAGAAGAGCAAGAAGATGATGCAGAAGTGCCTAGCTTCATCATGGGGAAGAGGTGA